In Hyperolius riggenbachi isolate aHypRig1 chromosome 10, aHypRig1.pri, whole genome shotgun sequence, a genomic segment contains:
- the LOC137535197 gene encoding zinc finger protein ZFP2-like, with protein MKEEEESYVRGDQQFTQDCDMMRKIKEEEEETYVRTDQVSMEAGEMKKTIKEEEVTYLRGDQEPPLEGEMIRTVKQEEENMFLRDDQQTAEEEELIKVTIKEEEEEEETYVRCDQETMEEGDMVKTIEELFLVKSLDERRLISPPDNDVKDNGITQGPLGGNSITGNTHHRLYHEERPPDPSNPEEPSDRSHCGTPNTHPVGHSEERSHDPSESQESAGKSSSVRHGEEKMFACSECEIFFTRKSLLVAHQREQTGETILSCSDNFPDEQNLFTYQRDHKDVHPFSCTECGKCFTTKQVFLTHQRSHTGERPFSCSECGKSFTTKQVLLTHQRSHTGDRPFLCSLCGKGFMSNAHLLRHQRSHTGERPFACAECGKAFLRKSHLLTHQRIHTGDRPFACSECGKSFTDKRHFLTHQRSHTDDRPFSCTHCGKSFISKAYLFMHQRIHTGERPFSCSECGKSFNQKSHLLTHQRVHTQDRPYSCSECGRTFTTKRILLKHQRNHLGDRPFLCTDCGKGFGSNEDLLQHQKIHTVERPFSCSECGKGFFRNSHLLAHQRSHTGERPFACLECGRGFIDKRNLLRHQRSHTENGPIPCS; from the exons atgaaagaggaagaagagtcatatgtgaggggtgatcagcaatTTACACAGgattgtgacatgatgaggaaaatcaaagaggaagaagaagagacatatgtgaggactgATCAAGTGTCTATGGAGGCGGGTGAGATGAAGAAGACAATCAAAGAGGAAGAAGTGACATATcttaggggtgatcaggagcctccACTGGAGGGTGAAATGATCAGGACAGTTAAACAGGAGGAAGAAAATATGTTTCTGAGGGATGATCAGCAaactgcagaggaggaggaactAATAAAGGTtacaattaaagaagaagaagaagaagaagagacgtatgtgaggtgtGATCAGgagactatggaggagggtgatatGGTGAAGACAATTGAAGAACTGTTTCTAGTTAAGAGCCTGG ATGAAAGACGTCTTATCTCCCCTCCAGATAATGATGTGAAAGATAATGGCATCACACAAGGTCCTTTAGgaggaaactccattaccggaaaTACACATCACAGACTTTACCATGAGGAGAGACCACCGGATCCCTCTAATCCTGAGGAACCTTCTGACAGATCCCATTGTGGTACCCCAAATACCCATCCAGTAGGTCACAGTGAGGAGAGGTCACACGACCCATCTGAGTCTCAGGAATCTGCTGGTAAATCCAGTAGTGTCAGGCATGGAGAAGAGAAGATGTTTGCGTGTTCTGAAtgtgaaattttttttacaaggaaATCTCTTCTTGTTGCCCACCAGAGGGAGCAAACAGGGGAGACTATCTTATCATGTTCAGATAATTTCCCTGATGAACAAAATCTTTTTACGTACCAGAGAGACCATAAAGATGTGCATCCTTTTTCAtgcacagagtgtgggaaatgtttcactacTAAACAGGTTTTCCTTACACACCAGAGAAGCCACACAGGTGAGcgccctttttcatgttcagagtgtgggaaaagtttcacCACCAAACAGGTTCTCCTTacacaccagagaagtcacacaggcgaTCGACCATTTTTATGCTCGctgtgtgggaagggtttcatgtCTAATGCACACCTTCTTCGGCACCAGAGGAGTCACACCGGCGAGCGCCCCTTTGCTTGTGCAGAGTGTGGAAAAGCGTTCCTTCGGAAAAGTCACCTCCTGAcacaccagagaattcacacaggtgatcGTCCGTttgcatgttcagaatgtgggaaaagctTCACCGACAAAAGGCATTTTCTTACGCACCAGCGAAGTCACACAGACGATCGTCCCTTTTCATGTACACATTGTGGAAAAAGTTTCATTTCAAAGGCGTACCTTTTCATGCACCAGAGGATTCACACCGGTgagcggcctttttcatgttcagagtgtgggaaaagtttcaaTCAGAAAAGCCACCTCCTTACGCACCAGAGAGTTCACACGCAGGATCGTCCGTATtcctgctcagagtgtgggagaaCTTTCACCACTAAACGGATTCTTCTTAAACACCAGAGAAATCACTTGGGCGATCGCCCGTTTTTGTGCACAGACTGTGGGAAAGGTTTCGGCTCTAATGAAGACCTTCTTCAGCATCAGAAGATTCACACGGTTGAacgtcctttttcatgttcagagtgtgggaaaggattcTTTAGGAATAGTCATCTCCTTgcgcatcagagaagtcacacaggcgaGCGACCGTTTGCCTGTTTGgaatgtgggagaggtttcatcgATAAACGAAATTTACTCAggcaccagagaagtcacacagaaaATGGTCCTATTCCCTGCTCATAG